The stretch of DNA CCTGCAACTCTCCCACCCCAAAAGAAAAACCCCCTGATTCATCAGGGGGCATAACCTTGTGTCACCCATGGGGGCACAACCTTACAGCGCGTGACACACTGCAATGCCCCTACGCAAATCCTGGCGATACGCCAAAAACCCCTATACCTCGGCATTTAGCAAATGGCTTCGCCCTGCCGAATTGGGAATAGCTACATCCCCAAATTCGCCGCCAAAAACGCCCACTTATCTGACACTTCTTCGATCACCTTCGCCGTCGGCTTACCCGCCCCGTGCCCCGCCTTCGTCTCAATGCGAATCAGCACCGGAGCCTCGCCCCCGTGGGCCGCTTGCAGCGCTGCCGCAAACTTAAAGCTGTGGGCCGGCACCACGCGATCGTCGTGGTCGGCAGTAGAAATCAGCGTCGCCGGGTAGGCCGTCCCCGGCTCCAAATTGTGCAGCGGTGAATAGCCGTAGAGCACCTTAAACTCGTCTTCGTTCTGGGGCGAGCCATAGTCCGACTCCCAAGCCCAGCCAATGGTGAACTGGTTAAACCGCAGCATATCCATCACCCCCACCGCAGGCAGCGCTGCCGCAAACAGGTCGGGCCGCTGGGTCATGCAGGCCCCCACCAGCAGGCCGCCGTTGCTGCCACCTGCGATCGCCAGCTTTTCCGCCGACGTATAGCCCTCAGCGATCAACCACTCCGCCGCCGCAATAAAGTCATCAAACACGTTCTGCTTATTCAGCTTCGTGCCCGCCAGGTGCCACTCTTCGCCATACTCGCCGCCGCCGCGCAGGTTCGGCATCGCATAGACGCCGCCCATCTCCATCCACACCAGGTTGCTCACCGAAAACGACGGCGTCAGCGAAATGCTAAAGCCCCCATAGCCATAGAGCAGTGTCGGGTTCTGCCCATTCAGCTCAATTCCTTTCTTGTGGGTGATGAACATCGGTACGCGCGTACCGTCTTTGCTGGTGTAAAACACCTGGGTGGTGGTGTAGGCACTCGGGTCAAAATCCACCTCGGGCTGGCGGTAGAGGGTGCTCTCCCCTGTCACCATGTCGTAGCGATAGATCGTGGGCGGTACCGTAAAGCTGGTAAAGCTGTAGAAGGTTTCGATATCTTCCCGCTTGCCGTCAAAGCCACCAGCGCTACCAATCCCCGGCAGCTCTACCTCCCGCACCAGCTCCCCGGTCAGCGAGAAGATGCGAATTGTGGTGTAAGCATCCTTTAGATAATCCGCCACAAACTGGTGGTTGAGAATGCCAACGCCCTCTAAGGTGTTGTCGCTTTCGGGAATGATCTCTTGCCAGTGCGATCGCTCCGGCTGGGCAATATCGATCGCAATCAGCCGCCCCTTCGGCGCATCTAAATCAGTGCGAAACCAAAATAGCGTGCCGTCGTTATCCACAAAGCTGTAGCTGGCCTCAAACTCCGAAATCAGCTCTACCACAGGGCTTTCCGGGTTGCTCAGGTCTTTGTAAAACACCAGGTTGTTGGGGTCAGTCCCCTTCCACACCGAGATGATTAAATAGCGCCCGTCCTCGGTGACGCCGCCGCCAAAACCCCACTCTTTTTGGTCGGGGCGCTCGTACACCAGCACATCCTCACTTTGGGGCGTGCCCAGGCGATGGTAGTAGAGCTTCTGGTAATAGTTGATTGCCTCTAGCTTGCTCGCCTCATCTGGCTCGTCGTAGCGACTATAAAAAAAGCCCTGGTGGTCGTGGCTCCACGACGCACCCGAGAACTTCACCCACTTCAGCAAGTCGTCGGTGTCTTCACCGGTTTCAATATCGCGCACGCGCCACTCGATCCAGTCTGACCCCGCGCTCGACAGACCATAGGCCATGTATGCCCCGTTCTCACTCACCTCCATGCCGCTGAGCGAAACCGTGCCGTCTTCTGACAACGTGTTGGGGTCAAGCAGCATGCGGGGCTCGGCCTCTAGGCTAGGCAGGGTGTAGAGTACGCTCTGGTTTTGCAAGCCGTCGTTTTTGAAGTAAAAATATCGCCCGCCTCGCTTGAAAGGAGTGCTGTAGCGCTCATAGTTCCAGATTTGGGTGAGGCGATCGTTAATTTCCCCACGCCTCGACAGCGTTTGTAGATAGCCCTCAGTAACCGCATTCTGGGCCTCAATCCATTCCTGGCTGGCAGGAGATTGCGGGTCTTCAAGCCAGCGGTATGGATCAGGTACCGCCACACCGTGGTAGGTATCGACCTGGTCGTGCTGGGGGCTGGGGGGGTAAGTGAGGGAGTTGGCAATCATAGGGGCTTGAGATAGACCAAGGGCTAGTAGTAACCCTAACAAGAACCGTAGAGAATCGCGCACGTAATCATGCCCTTCGTTAATTCAGGAATCCATGCCTAGGGTGGGCTATTTGCCTAGTTTTTTATAGCAGTGTTCGAATAGCTGCTAAAAACTTCTAAATTTATGGTCACAAGGCTTTGGAACCTATACATATTCTCTATTGACGAATGGCGGAAACTGAGCGGCACTGGGGGCATTGCAGCGCTACACTAGCCACCGGGCGATTTTAGGAAACCGAGCCATGGGCGACAACGGCAACGACGACACAGCGGCCAGGGTGCAGACGCTCAGGTCGCAGCTGCAAGCCGCCAGCTACGCCTACTACGTGCTCGATGCCCCCGACCTGCCTGATGAGGTCTACGATCGCCTCTACCGCGAGCTGCAAGACCTCGAAGCCGCCCACCCCGAGCTGATCACCCCCGACAGCCCCACCCAGCGCGTTGGCGAGCGACCCGCCACCCAGTTCACCTCCATTCGCCACAACATCCCCCTCTACAGCCTGGAGAATGCCTTTGACCTGGTCGAATTTCGCGCCTGGGAAGACCGCTGGCGCCGGCAGGCCCCCGACGTTGGAGCGGTAGAGTACGTCGCTGAACTGAAAATCGACGGCAACGCGATCGCCCTTACCTACGAAAATGGTCTGCTGGTGCGGGGTGCTACCCGAGGCGATGGCACCGCCGGCGAAGATATTACCCCCAACGTGCGCACCATCCGCTCGGTACCCCTGCGACTGGCCATCGAGAACCCGCCAACCGTGGTTGAAGTGCGCGGCGAAGCCTTTCTCCCGCTGGATGTGTTTGAGCAGATTAACCGCGATCGCACCGCCAAGGGCGAAGCCCTCTTCGCCAACCCCCGCAACGCCGCCGCCGGCACCCTGCGCCAGCTCGACTCCCGCATTGTCGCGGCCCGCAAGCTCGACTTCTTTGCCTACACCGTCCACTGGGGAGAAGCCGTGGATGAGTCGGTGATTGGAAGAGCTGACGACGATCAGCTGGCCCAAATCGAGGCCACGAGCCATGCTCCAACGCAGGCCCTCACCCACCCTCCCACGACCCAGTGGCAGGCCCTCGAATTTCTCAAGTCTCTGGGCTTTCGCGTCAACCCCAACCGCCAGCTCTGCCAATCTGCTGACGACGTGCAGGCCTACTACGATGATTGGGCTACCCGGCGGCTTCAGCTCTCCTACCTCACCGATGGCGTGGTGGTCAAACTCAACGACTTTGCCCTCCAACAGCAGTTGGGCTTTACCCAAAAATTTCCTCGCTGGGCGGTAGCGCTTAAATATCCCGCTGAAGAGGTGCCCACCATCCTCGAATCCGTCAGCTTTCAGGTGGGCCGCACCGGGGCAGTGACCCCCGTGGCTGAGCTGCGCCCGGTGCAGCTGGCGGGCACCACCGTCGCTCGCGCCACTCTGCACAACGCCGATCGCCTCGCCGAACTCGACATTCACCAGGGCGATACGGTGATCGTGCGCAAAGCTGGAGAGATCATTCCCGAAGTGGTGCGGGTGCTGGCCGAGCTGCGAGCAGCCGGGGCGATCGCGATCGCCATGCCCACCCACTGCCCCCAGTGCAGCAGCGCCCTGGTCAAACCCGACGACGGTGCCGTTACCCGCTGCATCAATATCTCCTGCCCCGCGATCGTGCAGGGGGCGATCATCCACTGGGCCAGGCGCGACGCCCTCGACATTGAGGGCCTGGGCGAAAAGTGGGTAAAACAGTTGGTGGAGCAGGGCTTGGTCCGATCCGTTGCCGATCTCTACAGCCTAACTGAAGAGGATCTAGCACCTCTCGATCGCATGGGTAAGCGGCTGGCCGAGAAGCTGCTGGGGGCGATCGCCGCCTCCAAAGCCCGCCCCTGGGCCTCGGTGCTCTACGCCTTGGGCATTCGCCACGTGGGTGCTGTCAATGCCAAAACCTTGGCCCAGCATTTTCTCAGTGCCGCCGCTCTCGCCGCCGCTAGCCCTGAGGCGATCGCCTCCGTCCACAGCATCGGCCCCGAAATCGCTCAGGCCGTCTATGAATGGTTCCAGGTGCCTGCCAACCAAACCTTAATCGATCGCCTGCAACAGGCTGGTCTGCAACTTGCCTCCGCAGAATCCGCCGCCGCCCCAGCCGCTGGCCCCCTAGAAGGCAAAACCTTCGTGCTCACCGGTACCCTGCCCACCCTTACCCGCCAGCAGGCCACCGACATCATCGAAGCCGCTGGCGGCAAAGTCACCAGCAGCGTTAGCAAAGCCACCGACTACCTAGTGGCGGGTGAAAAAGCCGGCTCAAAACTCGTCAAAGCGGAGAGTCTAGGCGTTGCCATTCTCACCGAAGCAGACCTGTTAGCGCTGGGGAAAGGATAGTACTCGCCAAGCTAGTTGTGATTAGCCCTGGGAACCTAGAACTCAGGATCTCAGGCTTAAGACAAACCGTGAACCATACACCTTAAACCCCAAACCACTACCAACCCATCACTACTGACTCGACAATCTACTCAAATTAGTAATCTAATTTTCGCCTCTAGGGCGGGGCAGCGCTAGCATAGAAAAATCCATCCCTCTCTATAGAAAATTGGCCACCTAATAGGGGCGATAATAGTATCTGAGTGATACAAAATGAAGTAATCCCCTGATTTGCAGCCTTAGGGCTTGAGCCGAGAATATCGGTGATGCCATGCCACAGAGCCGTTGTTAACCAAATATCCGTACTTATGCTCTTGGCCTGGCCAAATTATCGGGTTACGTCTAGAACCATCTGAAACTGAAATCGTCTTAAGTACTGCTGCGGAATACTGTTTGGAGTACCGCTCAATGGTTGGACAACTGGGTCCGGACCCGATAGCTAACAAGCTATCGTTGCTCCCTTACGTCTTTTTGTCGGCATCTAGTGCTGAGGGAGAATCGATCGATGAGGTCGTGCTCGATGCTCTATGCGCCATTCGCCTCTACCTCGATATGGAGGTGGCGTTCATTGCTGAATTTTCGGGTGGTAGACGCCGATTTCGCTATGTCGATTCATCTTTAGAGCATCCACCAATCGCCGTGGGTGACTCAAACCCGCTCGAAGAGAGCTATTGCCAACGCGTTGTCGATGGTCGGCTGCCAGAGCTGATTCAAGATGCCTCAGCAATCCCGGCGGCGCTAGAACTACCGGTCACTATGGACCTGCCGGTGGGAGCCCACCTCAGCGTGCCCATCCGCTTGGGAAACGGGCAGCTCTACGGAACATTCTGCTGCTTCAGCACTCGGCCCGACTTTACCCTGGGCAATCGCGACCTGTCCATCATGCGCGTGTTTGCCAATTTTGCTTCCCGCCAAATTGGCCGAGAGCTAGCCACCCAGCGCCAGTACCGAGAGATGCGCCAGCGCATTGTCTCAGTGCTAGAGTCTGAAGCGTTTACCATCGTCTACCAGCCGATTGTTCACCTAGGAGACAACAGAATCATCGGCTTCGAGGCGCTGACCCGGTTTTGGTCTAGGCCCATTCGCACCCCTGATGTGTGGTTTAACGAGGCGGCTGACGTGGGCCTCAGCGAAGAGTTGGAGATGGCGGCGATCGCTAAGGCCCTCACGGGCTTCGACCAACTCCCCGACGATATCTATTTGTCTATCAACGTCTCGCCTGACAACATCTTGAATGGCGCTATCCATCGAGCCCTCCACAATGCGCCGCTCGATCGCATTGTGCTGGAGGTCACTGAGCATGTGCCCATTCCCGACTATTCCCAGTTCGGCCAAGCCCTAGCACCCCTGCGCGATCGCGGCATTCGCCTCGCCGTCGACGATGCTGGCTCGGGCTACGCGAGTTTCCTGCACATTCTTAAGCTCAAGCCAGAAATCATCAAGCTCGACATCGGACTCATTCGCGATATTGATACCGACCTTAACCGCCGCGCCTTAACCGCTGCGCTAGTCGGGTTCGCCCAAGAAAGCGGCAGCCAACTCGTCGCCGAAGGGGTAGAGACAGCCCCAGAGTGCACCGCTCTAAAGCAGCTTTGCGTCAACAAAGCGCAGGGATATTTGCTCGGGCATCCCCTACCGATTGGCGAAACCGCAGCGCTGTTCCAGGGCTAAGGCTAAGCGGTTTTGAAATTGCCTCTCCACTACTCAAAGTCCCCCAGAATTGGGGGATTTAGGGGGCCGACAGCTCTGGGCAAGCCCCCAGAAACCCTTGTAACTCGCTGTGGTTTGGCTTCCTAACCCCTCAATCCTGAAGAGGACCGGGATTCTGCAACTTGAGCAATGCGATCGAGAACAACGGCTAGATTGTTCACGACCTCTGCGTTTGAGAATCGTAAAACGCAATAACCGAAATCTTGAAGATGCTCTGTCCGAGCTTTGTCGTAGGCTTCTTGCTGGTTATGAACGCTACCATCAACTTCAATAACCAATTTGCAGGATGGGCAGTAAAAGTCAACAATGAATCGTCCCACAGGATGCTGACATCGAAACCTAAGTCCGTTCAGTTGCCGTCCTCGCAATGCTTTCCACAGTCTTGTCTCAGCAGGGGTAAGGTTTTGCCTTAACTCTCGGGCCGCCTGCTCAATTGACCGGGTAGTACCACGAATCCTTGGAAAGTCCTTGGCCATTGATGGATGTTGATAGAATTTCCTCTATTAAAATTGCCCAGCGCCACTCAAAGTCCCCCAGAATTGGGGGATTTAGGGAGCCAGATAGCTTTTAGCAGACCACCAAGACTCTCTTGTAACCTGCTAAAATTTTGCCCCCCTGCCCCCCAGAATTGGAGGTTCTGACAGACCCTACCGATCTCACCCGCCGAGACAGCGTGTATTCTAGAGTGTCAGTCTGACCCGAGACACCCGCCCGTACCCAGGCAGTTACCCCCCAGGCAGTTACCTAAGGAGACAACGCTATGTGTGGCATCGTGGGATACATTGGCACCCGGCCCGCCGCCGACATCTTAATGGATGGCCTGCGTAAGCTTGAATATCGCGGCTACGACTCCGCCGGGCTCGCCACCGTGCTCGAAGGCGAGCTGCACTGCGTGCGCGCCAAGGGCAAACTGCAAAACCTGCAAGACAAGCTCGACGGCGAAGAAAACCCTGCCCGCCTGGGCATCGGCCACACCCGCTGGGCCACCCACGGCAAGCCTGAAGAATATAACGCCCACCCCCACCGCGACGGCAGCGGGCGTCTGGCCGTAGTGCAAAACGGCATCGTTGAAAACTACCGCGAGCTGCGCGAAACCCTCAAGGCCCTGGGCCATGAGTTTACCTCCGACACCGACACCGAGGTGGTGCCCCACCTGATTGAGTCGCACCTGAGCCAGCTCAACCTTGACGATACCCAGGGCCGATCGCCTCTGCTAGAAGCCACCCGCCGCGCCTGTCAGCAGCTGCACGGGGCCTTTGCCCTAGCAATTGTCTCCGCTGACTATCCCGACGAGCTGGTGGTGGTGCGCCAGCAGGCCCCACTAGTGATTGGCTTTGGCCAGGGCGAATTTTTCTGCGCCAGCGACACCCCGGCGATCGTGCCCCACACCCGCGCCGTGCTGCCCATGGAAAATGGCGAGCTAGCCAGCCTGACGCCCCTGGGGGTAGAGGTGTATAACTTTGCGGGCGATCGCCAGCGCAAGCACCCCATCACCCTGAACTGGAACCCCATCATGGTGGAGAAGCAGGGGTTCAAGCACTTCATGCTCAAGGAGATCTACGAGCAGCCTGGCGTCGTGCGCACCGCCCTCGAAACCTATATCAACAGTGCCTGGACGGCGGATAGCGCCAATACCCCCCTATCGCCCATTAGCCTGGGCCTGCCCGCCGATTTGCTCAGCGGCCTAGAGCACCTGCAAATTGTGGCCTGTGGCACCAGCTGGCACGCCGCCCTGGTAGGCAAATACCTAATCGAAGAGCTGGCCAACCTGCCGGTGATGGTGCAATATGCCTCGGAGTTTCGTTACTCGCCGACGCCGCTGATTCCTAACACCCTGACTATTGGCGTCACCCAGTCGGGCGAAACCGCCGATACCCTGGCCGCTTTGGAG from Nodosilinea sp. FACHB-141 encodes:
- a CDS encoding DUF559 domain-containing protein, translating into MAKDFPRIRGTTRSIEQAARELRQNLTPAETRLWKALRGRQLNGLRFRCQHPVGRFIVDFYCPSCKLVIEVDGSVHNQQEAYDKARTEHLQDFGYCVLRFSNAEVVNNLAVVLDRIAQVAESRSSSGLRG
- the ligA gene encoding NAD-dependent DNA ligase LigA; protein product: MGDNGNDDTAARVQTLRSQLQAASYAYYVLDAPDLPDEVYDRLYRELQDLEAAHPELITPDSPTQRVGERPATQFTSIRHNIPLYSLENAFDLVEFRAWEDRWRRQAPDVGAVEYVAELKIDGNAIALTYENGLLVRGATRGDGTAGEDITPNVRTIRSVPLRLAIENPPTVVEVRGEAFLPLDVFEQINRDRTAKGEALFANPRNAAAGTLRQLDSRIVAARKLDFFAYTVHWGEAVDESVIGRADDDQLAQIEATSHAPTQALTHPPTTQWQALEFLKSLGFRVNPNRQLCQSADDVQAYYDDWATRRLQLSYLTDGVVVKLNDFALQQQLGFTQKFPRWAVALKYPAEEVPTILESVSFQVGRTGAVTPVAELRPVQLAGTTVARATLHNADRLAELDIHQGDTVIVRKAGEIIPEVVRVLAELRAAGAIAIAMPTHCPQCSSALVKPDDGAVTRCINISCPAIVQGAIIHWARRDALDIEGLGEKWVKQLVEQGLVRSVADLYSLTEEDLAPLDRMGKRLAEKLLGAIAASKARPWASVLYALGIRHVGAVNAKTLAQHFLSAAALAAASPEAIASVHSIGPEIAQAVYEWFQVPANQTLIDRLQQAGLQLASAESAAAPAAGPLEGKTFVLTGTLPTLTRQQATDIIEAAGGKVTSSVSKATDYLVAGEKAGSKLVKAESLGVAILTEADLLALGKG
- a CDS encoding prolyl oligopeptidase family protein, yielding MIANSLTYPPSPQHDQVDTYHGVAVPDPYRWLEDPQSPASQEWIEAQNAVTEGYLQTLSRRGEINDRLTQIWNYERYSTPFKRGGRYFYFKNDGLQNQSVLYTLPSLEAEPRMLLDPNTLSEDGTVSLSGMEVSENGAYMAYGLSSAGSDWIEWRVRDIETGEDTDDLLKWVKFSGASWSHDHQGFFYSRYDEPDEASKLEAINYYQKLYYHRLGTPQSEDVLVYERPDQKEWGFGGGVTEDGRYLIISVWKGTDPNNLVFYKDLSNPESPVVELISEFEASYSFVDNDGTLFWFRTDLDAPKGRLIAIDIAQPERSHWQEIIPESDNTLEGVGILNHQFVADYLKDAYTTIRIFSLTGELVREVELPGIGSAGGFDGKREDIETFYSFTSFTVPPTIYRYDMVTGESTLYRQPEVDFDPSAYTTTQVFYTSKDGTRVPMFITHKKGIELNGQNPTLLYGYGGFSISLTPSFSVSNLVWMEMGGVYAMPNLRGGGEYGEEWHLAGTKLNKQNVFDDFIAAAEWLIAEGYTSAEKLAIAGGSNGGLLVGACMTQRPDLFAAALPAVGVMDMLRFNQFTIGWAWESDYGSPQNEDEFKVLYGYSPLHNLEPGTAYPATLISTADHDDRVVPAHSFKFAAALQAAHGGEAPVLIRIETKAGHGAGKPTAKVIEEVSDKWAFLAANLGM
- the glmS gene encoding glutamine--fructose-6-phosphate transaminase (isomerizing), translated to MCGIVGYIGTRPAADILMDGLRKLEYRGYDSAGLATVLEGELHCVRAKGKLQNLQDKLDGEENPARLGIGHTRWATHGKPEEYNAHPHRDGSGRLAVVQNGIVENYRELRETLKALGHEFTSDTDTEVVPHLIESHLSQLNLDDTQGRSPLLEATRRACQQLHGAFALAIVSADYPDELVVVRQQAPLVIGFGQGEFFCASDTPAIVPHTRAVLPMENGELASLTPLGVEVYNFAGDRQRKHPITLNWNPIMVEKQGFKHFMLKEIYEQPGVVRTALETYINSAWTADSANTPLSPISLGLPADLLSGLEHLQIVACGTSWHAALVGKYLIEELANLPVMVQYASEFRYSPTPLIPNTLTIGVTQSGETADTLAALEMEQDRRAAHPDPRFAPRMLGITNRPESSLSRLIPHVIDTHAGIEIGVAATKTFTAQVMAFYFLAIDLAYRRQTLTSDRIEAILNGLHQLPAFIEQVLESQERYIEELAHEFNETQDFIFLGRGINFPIALEGALKLKEISYIHAEGYPAGEMKHGPIALLDAKVPVVAIAMPGSVYDKVLSNAQEAKARDAQLIGVVPMNDTDAQETFDRLLPVPVVDELLSPIVAVIPLQLLAYHIAARRGLDVDQPRNLAKSVTVE
- a CDS encoding EAL domain-containing protein, whose product is MVGQLGPDPIANKLSLLPYVFLSASSAEGESIDEVVLDALCAIRLYLDMEVAFIAEFSGGRRRFRYVDSSLEHPPIAVGDSNPLEESYCQRVVDGRLPELIQDASAIPAALELPVTMDLPVGAHLSVPIRLGNGQLYGTFCCFSTRPDFTLGNRDLSIMRVFANFASRQIGRELATQRQYREMRQRIVSVLESEAFTIVYQPIVHLGDNRIIGFEALTRFWSRPIRTPDVWFNEAADVGLSEELEMAAIAKALTGFDQLPDDIYLSINVSPDNILNGAIHRALHNAPLDRIVLEVTEHVPIPDYSQFGQALAPLRDRGIRLAVDDAGSGYASFLHILKLKPEIIKLDIGLIRDIDTDLNRRALTAALVGFAQESGSQLVAEGVETAPECTALKQLCVNKAQGYLLGHPLPIGETAALFQG